TATTGAAGTAGAACCAGCTCTTTTGATGGACAATGATAAGGAGGCTCCAAATATTCTAGAGTCTGACAACAAGCCACTTGGAGGCAATAATCCTTCCTGTGCATCGGATGATGGCCCACCATCTCTTACCTTCAGCAGGGGGAAAGGCTCAGATGCAGGCAATGGCAGCGGGAGTCTCTCGAGGTTATCTGGTTTGGGCCGTGCAGCAAGGAGGCAACTAGCAGCCATACTTGATGAGTTCTGGGGGCATCTCTTTGATTACCATGGGAAACTCACTCAAGAAGCTAGCTCTAAAAGGTTTGACATCTTGCTTGGGCTAGACGTAAGAACACCTAGCTCAACTGTAAGAGCAGACAGTCAAGCTAATGAAATCCCGAAGAGTCCCATGGTACGAGACAATTTACAAGGGTCTGCCTTCTTGGGAAGTTCAAGGGATCTGATGTCTACTAAGAATGAGATGTCGAATTTGGATCTGACATATGGGCTTCAGATGGGCAATAACATTGGGTCATCAGCCTGGTCTCAGGGCATGCAGTTACCAAGTACCCAACTGCAGAGTTCAAGCAACAGCTTACTCGATCAAGGTGCAagattaaattcaaattttagcacGCCATCATACGCAGACAACAACCAATTCTACCAACCTGCAACGATTCATGGGTATCAGCTCGCATCATACCTAAAACAGATGAATGCTAATCGAAATCCTTACTCTAGCATGCCATTGGACCCACAGCGACTTCCAAAATCTTCTGCATCGGCTGTGCCAACCTATGTCGATTCTGTCATGCATGCTCGTAACCAGAACTTGCTTGCTTCATTGGGAGCTACTCCTTCACAGATCGCAGCAACATCCCGGATAGGTACTATGATGGCAGAAAGATCCTATTATGTCCCTTCCACTCTTGACGGGAATGAAAATGCTGGTTCATCAGCTTACTCAAAGAAGTACCACAGCTCACCAGACATATCTGCACTGATTGCTGCAAGCAGGAGTGCTCTGTTGAATGAATCAAAGTTGGGTGGTGGTACCATTGGATCCCAGTCGTACCTTAGCAGGCTTGCATCGGAAAGATCTCAGTATACAAACTCGGTGGCCAGGCCTGCAGCTCCCTTGGCGTTTGATGAGCTCTCTCCACCTAAGCTCCCAGGGGATATCTTCTCAATGCAACAAAGCCCAAACCCAAGTGCAAGATCCCTTTGGGCTAAGCAACCTTTTGAGCAGCTGTTTGGTGTGTCGAGTGCGGAGCTCACTAAAAGCGAGTTCAACCCTGCAGGCAGATCGGGTGGCATGACCAAGGATGATTTCTCTTACAAGGAGTCTGAGGCGAAGCTTCTTCAGTCTCTTAGATTCTGCATCTCGAAGCTCCTGAAGCTAGAAGGATCAGGGTGGCTGTTCAAGCAAAATGGTGGCAGCGACGAAGATCTGATTGATCAAGTTGCTGCGGTAGAGAAGCTattgcaacaaggaaccagtgACAACCAACTGCTGCTTGGTGATACTCAGCAACCACCATGTGATAAGGCAGACATCCAGTACATGCGCGTACTGCCTAACTGCGGAGACGACTGCATCTGGCGCGCCTCCCTCGTTGTCAGCTTCGGTGTCTGGTGCATCCGCCGGGTGCTAGACCTGTCTCTGGTGGAAAGCAGGCCAGAACTTTGGGGCAAGTATACCTATGTTCTCAACCGTCTTCAGGTGAGCTATTTCAGTCCTGAACTAGTCTGAATTTGAGTGTTGTTTTTCAGTGCCCAAGACTTGACTGCAAACCTGAAACTGCTCATTTTCAACGTACAAGACTAACTCTGTCAATCATTTTTTTCGCTCAAATGTAATGCAGGGCATCCTGGATCCTGCATTCTCCAAGCCTCGGAGTGCTCTCAGCGCGTGTGCGTGCCTTCACAGAGATATCCGGGTGCTCAACAGCCTGCGCCACAGTAGCCTGGTAGCAACAAACTCCATTCCAAGGCAAATCCGAGGTTCCTTCACCACCGCATCTGTGGTCCTGGAGATGATCAAGGATGTGGAGACCGCAGTCTCAGGGCGCAAGGGCAGGAGTGGCACCGCAGCTGGGGATGTCGCCTTCCCCAAGGGGAAGGAGAACCTGGCCTCCGTGCTGAAGCGATACAAGCGGAGGCTCTCGAGCAAGGGACAACAATAATAAGGCATCTGGGCAGCGTGATCCTGTCGCGTTTTAGGGGGACTTTGACCATTGTTCTTCAAGGATGGCAGCCAGCCATGGTGGCTTGCCCTCCCTGAGCCCTGGATTTTTTCGTTGCACAACGTTTGCAGGGACCTGAGGAATTGGCCAACACTTCTGGTCCCTTCCATCatatttcgtttttttttgtttctttcttgtttttttttttttttttgcatgtgatGTGTTGTATAATGGTAACTGTTCATGTGCCAGAAGAACAACCACCAAAATGTACAACAGATGTAGTCAGCTGATGCACCATTGTAAAGTTTAGTCTCTGcattttaaccttttttttgggGGTCATTGACAAACTGAATGAATGCCCTGTGTAATCTCTCTTCAGAGAGGATGCCAAGACTGAGAAAAAGCTTTTGCCAGATTTCCAGATTCCTTGTGTTCATCTAATATCTGTCATGTCTCTCACATTTTCTCCAGCTTATGATCTTTTTGTCTCGTTGGCATTTGATAGCGTGTGCTGGAGATGTCTACCGTATATGTGGATTACTGTATTAAGCTTCTGGGAccggtgtatatatataatttgtatgGATAGAGATAAAGAAATACTAACTCGATATGGATTAGTTATATCCTAATGTTTCTCTAAACACCAGGCGTAGTGGCACTGTACTGCAACCTCACCCAAGAACATGTTTTTGGGGTTCAGACTTGAGAGTATCCATTGCTGAATTTGCCTCACCGCAAGTTTAGTCTTGCATTTCACAAAATTGCAAGGATAGCTAACAATTTTATCACAAAACCATAAACTTTGTGGCCGTGCAATTGGATATGCTCTCTTTGCTCAGAAGCTTTTGAGGATACTGATCACCTGTTCAGAAACTGTGCCTTTGGACTTGATTTGTACCGGGAAACTTGACAACCCGGCCGACACAGTATTCTCGATTAGATGTTGGGAAAACAAGATAGCCAAAACAAATACGGCACAAAAGGCAAAGGAGACCTCTGGGAATACTAATCAGGAGAGAGaaacttaggtggtgtttgaatcttcctttaagatgaagattaagtgtttcacgtaaaacgaggtgataatattatgtgattaattaagttctaatcattacaaacttgaaaaatatattaatttgatattttagaacaacttttatatagaaagtgtTCACATGAAactaccgtttagcagtttagaaaagcgtgccacgagtatccaaaagcTTATCaattttgttggagaaaagaatagGGTTAGTCTTCCAAGGTTCTTTTATTCGGCAGAGCTCCCGCTGTCGGTTCTTTAAAGAAAAACTCGTAGATTAGGCCACCCATCAAATATAAATGTAATACTCCATTACACAAATTTAATTTTACATAAGGGTTCAAAATTACATTATAGTTTATTTACACTACGAATTACATCTGGgtaaatttttagaaatttgGAAGCAAAACCGTGAACACGTCATCAAAAACTGGATGTGGGCTCCACGAGTTCAGAGGATGTTCCGAACCCGTTTTGATCGCCCAcggcccgccgccccgccgtggAGCCgatccccgccaccgccggcgagcagcTGTTCCGGACGGCGTCCTGCTGCTCCCTGCGCCGCCCCCATCCCCTCGGCCTCCGCCGAGCTCGTTCCTGCGCGGTGAGCATCCTTGCCGACGCACCAgaaccctcttttttttctctctctctctcgttgtaCCCACACACCTCTACTCGAATTTGCTCTATCTTCTCTTGTAGATCTGAAAGCtaggttttcttttttacttgtcTTAACCTTTAGTTACATAACAGGTTTTTTCCCACATCAGGTCCACATCGATCTATAATAGCCAAGAGCCCAAGACCTGCAGGGCTTCCCGGGGGTGGTGCATCTTCTCAGGCGGAGGGGCCTCCTTGGATTCCTTGAAGTTTATGGCGCCGGCGACCAAACTCATCACCGTGTGTGCACCGGCAAATATGACGAACAGGTCCCCCTGTACATGTGCGCGGTCACCTTGAGTTGGTCACCCCTGTCAAAACATAGTAACTTTGTCAAAACCTAACCTAAACAAACAtgtttttttcacaaaattctTCATTCTTACCTCATGTCTGATTTTAACAAATCTAGCCTGTGGTTTGCCTTCAGATGAGCAATACGCCATCCATGCATACTTCCTGCCGCCCTCTCCTGTTTCCTAATGCGCTGCTCAAGGCGCCTCATCATAACCTTTTGCACCAGAAAAGCATCAAAATGTTGCTTGTCAGCACAAAACAATAAATccttctcaagtctcaacgagGGGGTAAAACTTCCAGCATCACAGGTAGCTTCTCCAGGTCACTCCTCTCTCATCCAGTTAGGAATCGTGGATGCAAATGCAGAATCGATTTCATCCGTCCCCGAAAAgaaatacaagggattttggcAATGCGAATGCAGAGCCAAACTCCCTCATATTTGGATTTGGGGACAGAGGTAGCAGATAGGCAAGGCAATTAGAGCAGTAATTTTACCCTGGTAGCTCTTGTGGAGAAATAGCGGGGCTGGGCGAGTGCGGAGGAAGCCCATGGtggggtggaggtggcggcggactGAACAAGAAACAACAAGTTAGGCGCATTTAACGGAGGAATAGTGCAGTAGCAATAACTAGGAAGCTTGTGCAACAAAATAAGCAAGCACACGCGACAACAAAATGATCCAATCCAATTACTTAGAATCAACTCAACTCAATAGTGCAGTAGTAGCAAATCAGAAAACAACTTCAACTCGGACTGGCAGCTGCTGACGCAGGACGAGGCGCGCGGCCACGTCCGCGAGTACGCCGACAACGCCGCCCTCTGGGACCACGACTTCGCCGCCTCGCTGCTCAAGCTCAGCAAGCTGCCCATGCCGGTGGGGAGCAAGGGGGAGATCAGGAACAAGTGCGGCGCCATCAACCACAGCAAGAGCTAATTCGGCCACTTATGCAGGGGGTTACGTACATGCATGCAGACGATGTGGTCGTAGCCATATGTTTTCTTGTTATATCTCATCGTTCTAAAATACAGAAAACCTTGTACTCGAAAAAAACATCATATAGTACTATCAAATCAGTCTAGATTTATACTACTAGATAGCTAGTGTCTAATCGAGTACTAggagtatattttaaaacaagaGTAGTTTGTTATTACTTGGTACTAGCACGTCAGTGAATGTACGTGCACAAGAAATCCTCGTCGATaatgaaaactagcatggtattggagaatccatctcttaaacccatcaagtcgaaatcctgaagcaccaaaatccccctacttGATACGCAActatcgacgtttgatgtcgcaattctggtatttgcatagtatggggatcgtcggtgctaggatatacgcgagactgaggtgaaagagacggagacaaggatttttatacaggttcgggcccctgagttgtcaggtaataaccctacatcctgttggccggagccggtattgcttttattcaccataatcacaccagtacaatatgtggggtagcctatttaactgttgtcgacatgtcggtctgaaggtctgactcgtagtcgacaacagggtagccttcctcctcgaatccgtgtccggcgagatcagagatagcgctttcgtctctcctgacggtatccggagacaccgtaggggaatagccatgcctatccctaaagtcgatatccggcggcttgtcttggcatatgttggcttgtatgttgtggcttctgttatTCCGTATATTGTGGTGGTTGTTGATTGAGGTGGTCGTCTGTGTCGATCGTGGTGACTGTGTTGATCCTGTCATGGTGGGTGTCCCactgtcctcctaggggggcttgtatttatacccataggtgtcccattgtccaagtagaactagggaaaccaatatggatacaatccgagtagtccttgtcgtttccatgtaaaattctggttgtctttccttatccggaactccctccataacTGAAGTTAGTTtctgtataagacatggtatgtggtgggtcctgccgagatttagtcaactactattaggtatgtggtatccataaccctgacagtagcccccgacttcaatgcaaatgaacgaattcatattctcaaccgcagaccCTGGAGTAACTGTTGTCGTGCtcacgtgaccgttctcggtgagtttagagataacgttagactttctttatcagcctcgtgcgggcaccaaAACGGTTTGTCTAAGTCAATCTCTGATGTCAACCAAGGAAGTACAGagcgtacgactaagtctcccgtcttgctgtaatcgagaatttggattgaagtcaagaaattctaTCTCGGctggtacaccatctcttcattccgtattccttgtcgagatccagcaaccgttctcgagcgatcgagaaggcgtagagtctgcgacggagccttgtcaacatttgtcgtactcgccatagtcgatcttggtgtagaaccatagagacatagagtcttcgtcaatgtcgaatagaattttcctgaaatcaatactcagaaaagaatattagatagaaatagcccccgagcgaatgccCAAAGGGTGataatgttataatatgtatggtaaattgaaaatgaattaaatttaccgaccaatgttttgtgtatgagcgtcttctctcttaccgacttcgatcagtcagtttgtagagtcatacactctccctagcccccagccttgtcgtcggagaatcgttctcggaggataaggctcttggacccttgacctgccttggttgaacaaacactgatcctagcccccagccgtgaagttggaaagctcagtttccgattacacggcttggttaatacgcacggcgagaactcttacacgaccagatcttacatggtcttttgtctctacaggatccgacaaggccttatcggctctgggcgtccccagccgaagttcccttaggttcctcggaggccttgtcaagacggcgtaatgggacagtaggataggtttcaacgctaggtgtcgtcgtggtaagggatctctgggtaaaacacttggcgatattgtatACCagctatcaactttgttgaaatagaggtagtaggagagtcgttacaccgctggtcgagaaccaggcagtagtcataactcgaccacttaaagtggaaatagtgggagaaacgctacatcgctggtcgagaaccaggcagtagtcgtatctcgaccacttaaagtggaaatagtgggagaaacgctacatcgctggtcgaggaccaggcagtagtcgtaactcgaccaattaaagtggaagtagtgggagagacgctacatcgctggtcgagaaccagacagtagtcgtaactcgaccacttaaagtgaaaatagtgggagaaacgctacatcgctggtcgagaaccaggcagtagtcgtaactcgaccacttaaagtggaaatagtgggagaaacgctacatcgctggtcgaggaccaggcagtagtcgtaactcgaccacttaaagtggaaatagtgggagaaacgctacatcgctggtcgaggaccaggcagtagtcgtaactcgaccacttaaagtggaagtagtgggagaaacgctacatcgctggtcgaggaccaggcagtagtcgtcactcaaccacttaaagtggaagtggtgggagaaacgctacatcgctggtcgaggaccaggcagtagtcgtcactcgaccacttaaagtggaagtggtgggagaaacgctacatcgctggtcgaggaccaggcagtagtcgtaactcgaccactagaagcaaatgtacgagagatTACTACGATCAACTGGTTGAGAACCGGTGAGTAGGTGTCCCTCGATCATTTGGAGTCGTGGTACGAGAACCGCTACGCTGCCggtcgaagaccagtcgtagctgttcctcaaccatctgaagtcatggtgcgaggaccgctacgaTGCCGTAGTcatacctcgaccatctgaagttaaggtgcgaaagattgctacgtactggtgcgagaaccagcgtgcgagcagaattatctctcgaacaccaatggaagttgcggtgtgagagattgctacgtactggtgcgaTAACCAGTGAGCGAGTaaaattatctctcgaacaccaatggaagctgcggtgtgagagattgctacgtactggtgcgagaactagtgagcgagcagaattatctctcgaacaccagtggaagtgctagagttggtttattgcaagtgtatctcatgtggccagcatgactcacgtacccaacttatagcatatccggatgtccgttcgcaatcatgtcgggtgatcaagccgacgacgttcgcaaggaattatccgttaacaaccttttctcaagtagtccagccatggccggtgctatgagataggtcgtcggtctttgttggtaggttgggtgcgataactccgcatttgtcaagaatgttctcgataatggAGTATATTCGACcataacctactcgagtgctcaattgttcctgaaaaatattttctagaaggcaagatatatagcagataatatcgagtatgtactcaaagaactgcatggatcttctagtattatcaggatacaataagcagatgtaaatatcagggcattatgtaaaccgtaaacaagcatgatttatacataagagaacggagtgagcccccagcgttagaccgtagtTGGTCTATCGTCGGAAGTACTCGCACAACGGATGTTGTATAagaaacatgctctaggtaaacataataaattgcTGATATGATAATGTTGTATCatctgaataggtacgataaattgcatataaaatattacgtacctttgtagatacatgccggatgtatctacgaaattagtagatcaatttgaaaaaccaatctaccaattaccttattgcgtactcgttcgacatcatatgatctgacatcttttggtacgGCGCGGAGCTTGAGGCTTGGGTGATCTCGATAAACCAAGttgtcgatgacgatgatggttctGATCTTGTCGGAAGACATGTTCCGGTCGGGTTAGATCTccacagccgaagtcgtcgagtagttTGCtattggagaatccatctcttaaacccatctcgtcgaaatcctgaagcaccaaaatccctctacctggcgcgccactgtcgacgtttgatgtcgcaattctggtatttgcatagtatggggatcatcGGTGCTAgaatatacgcgagactgaggtgaaagagacggagacaaggatttttatacaggttcgggcccctgagttgtcaggtaataaccctacatcctgttggccggagccagtattgcttttattcaccataatcacaccagtacaatatgtggggtagcctatctaactgttgtcgacatgtcggtctgaaggtctgactcgtagtcgacaacagggtagccttcctcctcgaatctgtgtccggcgagatcagagatagcgctttcgtctctcctgacggtatccggagacaccgtaggggaatagccatgctatccctgaagtcgatatccggcggcttgtcttggcatgtgttggcttgtatgttgtggcttctgttgttccgtataTTGTGGTGGTTGTTGATTGAGGTGGTCGTCTGTGTCGATCGTGGTGACTGTGTTGATCCTGTCATGGTGGGtgtccccctgtcctcctagggggcttgtatttatacccataggtgtcccattgtccaagtagaaatagggaaaccaatatggatacaatccgagtagtccttgtcgtttccatgtaaaaCTTttgttgtctttccttatccggaactctctCCATAACtgaagtcagtttccgtataagacatggtatgtggtgggtcctgccgagatttagtcaactactattaggtatgtggtatccataaccctgacaatagtatgttttctcattatattattcaaatatattaaaatgacaacttaattttaaattttgcaataactttacaaaactactaatatgTAATAtccatattgtattttatatacgtgttagttattaattatttttaatatcaaattttagttatttgtaaattatatatattgactcattttttaatatatttttttaattccgaattttctgtaaattgtatttctatatagactctatgctcttcttccaatattatttatttttatttcagaatttttattatttctaattgtatttctatgtggactctaaactaatttttaatttcgaatttcagttacttataaattgtattcctatattgactttaaactctttttcccatatttttcttaatttcgaattttagttatttgtaaattgtatttttaattatttttaatatcaaattttagttatttgtaaatatatatatatattgactcgttttttaatatttcttttttaatttccgaattttctgtaaattgtatttctatatagactctatgctcttcttccaatattatttatttttatttcagaatttttattatttctaattgtatttctatgtggactctaaactaatttttaattttgaatttcagttacttctaaattgtattcctatattgactttaaactcttcttcaaatgtttttcttaattttgaattttagttatttgtaaaatgtatttttatacggactctaaactctacttttaattttattatgtttattccaaattttagttagttttaaattcctatatggactctatactctacttctaatattccttattttttaattccaaatttctatttttttcttaattgtattt
The window above is part of the Oryza sativa Japonica Group chromosome 7, ASM3414082v1 genome. Proteins encoded here:
- the LOC4342431 gene encoding protein ETHYLENE-INSENSITIVE 2, with the translated sequence MDGQQLRSSESPASGGGGVTGGGAPHLFHALGPALLISIGYIDLGKWVAAVEAGSRFGLDLVLLALLFNFMAILCQYLAACIGTVTGRSLAEICHQEYSRPTCIFLGVQAGLSLLTSELTMIFGIALGFNLLFEYDDLITGICFATVVPNLLPYAISHLGKKMVGTLNACIAGFALLCYVLGLLVSQPQIPLTTNVIFPKLSGESAYSLMALLGANVMAHNFYIHSSVVQGQKRSAFAVGALFHDHLFSVLFIFTGIFLVNHVLMNSAAADSTNTLLLTFQDVVELMNQIFVNPMAPTIFLVVLLFSSHIISLTSAIGSQVISQHLFGINLPLSGHHLILKAFAIVPALYCAKVAGAEGIYQLLIICQIIQAMLLPSSVVPLFRVASSRLIMGAHRVSLHLEILTFLAFLLMLFSNIIFMAEMLFGDSGWLNTLKGNTGSPVVFPSTVLITVACVSVAFSLYMAVTPLKSGSHEAELQQEWSVPSQKELLNTTQDREETCAGNVTYEEDQRSDVVPSPRIQPVDCLKSALDYIDSSDTAIESDHDSQHSTAHTSTAPESCHSPSFIPEESKSVVAVDWPEPLEPISNAIVAEESTVESVDSKSTGERDIEVEPALLMDNDKEAPNILESDNKPLGGNNPSCASDDGPPSLTFSRGKGSDAGNGSGSLSRLSGLGRAARRQLAAILDEFWGHLFDYHGKLTQEASSKRFDILLGLDVRTPSSTVRADSQANEIPKSPMVRDNLQGSAFLGSSRDLMSTKNEMSNLDLTYGLQMGNNIGSSAWSQGMQLPSTQLQSSSNSLLDQGARLNSNFSTPSYADNNQFYQPATIHGYQLASYLKQMNANRNPYSSMPLDPQRLPKSSASAVPTYVDSVMHARNQNLLASLGATPSQIAATSRIGTMMAERSYYVPSTLDGNENAGSSAYSKKYHSSPDISALIAASRSALLNESKLGGGTIGSQSYLSRLASERSQYTNSVARPAAPLAFDELSPPKLPGDIFSMQQSPNPSARSLWAKQPFEQLFGVSSAELTKSEFNPAGRSGGMTKDDFSYKESEAKLLQSLRFCISKLLKLEGSGWLFKQNGGSDEDLIDQVAAVEKLLQQGTSDNQLLLGDTQQPPCDKADIQYMRVLPNCGDDCIWRASLVVSFGVWCIRRVLDLSLVESRPELWGKYTYVLNRLQGILDPAFSKPRSALSACACLHRDIRVLNSLRHSSLVATNSIPRQIRGSFTTASVVLEMIKDVETAVSGRKGRSGTAAGDVAFPKGKENLASVLKRYKRRLSSKGQQ